Proteins co-encoded in one Babylonia areolata isolate BAREFJ2019XMU chromosome 5, ASM4173473v1, whole genome shotgun sequence genomic window:
- the LOC143281871 gene encoding uncharacterized protein LOC143281871: protein MQALSARTTTVLQWIRSHCHIAGNEEADKLSKAGSRLTQSAHPLSFGEAKTILRSHFRNSWREWLHLGPEEDSIHQLGQAQQVIILRPCTGHCQLLSHLYKLKISHTDQCPCDTAAQTPAHVRQDCPLHKELRHQIWPSPAALQDKLWATATELQRTS, encoded by the coding sequence ATGCAGGCCCTAAGTGCCAGAACCACAACGGTCCTGCAGTGGATCCGCTCTCACTGCCAcattgcaggaaatgaagaggcagacaaactctccaaagcaggaagcaggctcacccaatctgcccacccccttagctttggggaggcaaagaccatcctgcgcagccacttcagaaacagctggcgagaatggctacatctgggaccagaggaggacagcatccatcagcTGGGTCAAGCTCAGCAAGTCATTATCCTCAGACCgtgcacaggccactgccagctcctctcccatctctacaaactgaaaatttcccacacagaccaatgtccgtgtgacaccgctgctcaaactccagcccatgtccggCAAGACTgtcctctacacaaagagctgaggcaccagatctggcccagtcccgcagcgctccaggacaagttgtgggcaacggctacagagctccagcggacttcGTAA